The genomic window GAATGCTGATCAATGGATTCCCGATCTTGCATTCGATTTAGCTATCTCTCAAGCCACTCTCCTCTTTTCTCTGCCTGCTCAACCTCTTTCCAATCCACTCTTACACTTTGCACGTTGCCAATCAAGCTTGCGTTTGATTCGTGGTTTGATTCCCAATTCAGCTCCTTGCCACATTCTGTTCATTTCATGGGTAAAATGTGCAGCAATCTTGGCTGAATGAATCACCAGGAGAGTTCCGTTGTTGGTATGAGCGGCAGCGGGTGACCAGTTGAAGGATCCAGTGATCACTTTGCGCTTGTCGATCACAGCGAACTTATAGTATGACCTGTTAGAATATTTATCAAGGCTTTCTGCAATAAAAGTGTGGAACAAGCTTCATGATGCTATTAAACTAACCTGCCTTTCTCTACGAGCAAGAGTATCAAGTGCTTTTTCTTCCTTCGCCGCAAAAGCTACAGCCTGCGTTATGGATCCCTACCTTATGACGATGAATACTGATTAAAGACAACCATTTACTCCTTAGGAAGGCCGGAGCTAGTAGTAGGGAGGAAGATTACCCAGATCTTTATTATCCTAGCTAACTTAATTCTTCTCTTAGTCTTATTCTAATTAAGGGAAAGCTAGTAGAAAATCCATTACAGGAGAAACAGAGTCAAGAACAGCATGCTGCAGAAGTTTGTGGTCTCATAGCTGGGGGCGAAAGTGCTATGGGGATTTCCTACCCAGGTATATAGAGCAGTCGAGCAAGCAGCACTTTTATAGTACTCTGTCTCTAGAGAATTATTAGCTGGTAATACTGTGTCTGCTGGCAAACCTCTTCGCTCCTAACGTTGGTGCATCTGGGTAGGTTTAGCCCTGCTATTTACAGCTTTAGCAAGTGTGTTGATACTTGAGCAAAGCATGTAAAGTACATCCTTTGCTTCAATAACTCCGTCTCAGAGTAGACCGCTTGGAGCACATCCATTATGGGCCTGTACCGTCGCCTGCTCGAAGCTCATAGGTCACCAAAGCCATCCATTCTTGCCGAGTTATTTGCCAGGCTGGTTAAGCTGCCGATTAAGAGTTTGGAGTGAGCAGATCAACAGCCTGGGATTGCCTTGGCCATCATCTATATGACACCTGTCTTCTGGAGAGTATTCGGAGCACACTCTACTGGGATCAGAACACCCACATGCCTGTGAGCGGAGCCACCTGGCGAGGGGAACAACTTACCCTTTTAGCTCGTCAGCTACATCAGCGCCAAAGTTCACCTGATTATGCTGCCCTGGTAGCAGATGCCCGTTCTGAATGGGAGCAGGATACCCGCAGCGGACGGTTGACAGATACAGAGAGCCAAAAGCGGGAACGCAATCTTGACCTTCTTATTCTGGATCTGCAGCGTCAGCAACGCCAGGACCCTAATCTTGTCTCAGAGCTCGCGATGGCTAAAGCCAAGGGCTATAGCCTCTGGCAGAACGCCCGCGCTGCCAGCGATTTCTCTCTATTTGCTCCTGCCCTACGCCAGTTGGTTAGCCTGCGGCAAGAGCAGGCTAACCAACTGGCTGAGCCTAGGAGCTGTTGGGAGACTCTCGCTCAGCCTTTTGAACCTGATCTGCAACTGGATCGGTTGCTAGAGCTGTTCGCGCCTTTGAAGCAGCATCTCCCAGAATTACTAGATCAGGTAAACGCCGCTTCTAGGCCCAAGCATCCGAGCTGGGACCTCAGTGCTTCCCAGCAGCAGCGGCTCTGTAATCAGCTGTTCCAGGAGTGGGGACGCGACCTGTCTATTACCTCTGTAGCAAAATCAGCTCATCCCTTTTCGATCACCCTGGGTCCTCGTGATTTCCGGCTGACCAGCCGGGTCGTTTCAGGTAGACCCCTGTCCTGCTTCCTGGCGACTGCTCATGAATGGGGGCACTCACTTTACGAACAAGGACTGCCAACAGCTAGTCACCAATGGTCCCCCTGGCCCCTTGGTCAGGCCACCTCGATGGCGGTCCATGAAAGCCAATCGCTGTTCTGGGAGAACCGGGTAGCCCGGAGTGAACCATTTGCGCAGCGCTGGTGGCAACGCTTTCGCTCTGAAGGGGCTCCGCTGGAATCTGCCTCCATGTTCTGGCGGGCAATGAATCCGATTGCACCAGGCACTAGTCGTGTGGAGTCAGATGAGCTCAGCTACGGGCTTCACATCATAATCCGGACTGATCTGGAACTCGCCCTGCTGGAACAAGGCTTGCCTGTGGAAGACTTGCCATCTGAGTGGAATCGCCGTTACCAGGAACTGCTTGGGGTCACTCCTTCGCATGACGCCGAAGGCTGTCTTCAAGATGTTCACTGGTCTGAAGGAGCGTTCGGCTACTTCCCCTCCTATCTGTTGGGCCATCTGCTGAGTGCCCAGCTCAGCGAGGCGATGGAAGCTGCGATTGGTGCCCCTGAAGAGCATATTGCTTGTGGCGATATGACACGTCTCCTCACCTGGCTACGAGAGCACGTTCATTCTGTTGGTCGAGCTCTGAATACCGAAGGTCTGGTGCAGAAGGTGAGTGGGCATTCATTGACCAGTGAGGCCTTTCTCACATATCTCAAGGCCAAACTCGCCCGTCTGAAAAGCACCGACTGATCAAACATGCGAAGTTCCGACTACTTCTTGTTGCTCTATCCCAAGGAAGTTGTAATTCCAATCTGAGTGGAATCCACCTAAAAGCATCTGGAGCAGTTCTTTAAGAGTGGATGATTAACGTGATGAGTTTGGGAATATCAGGACAAAAAGCAAGGCAGGAAGGCTCTGCTGCCTCGGTACTATTATAGATAGCGAATACTGATAGAGATGCCTACCTACGCCTTAAATTAAGGTGAGGTACCATTTGTGGGAAATGATGTAAGCAAAGTATGAAGCTTGAAAAAGTACTTCAAGGCCTACGTTTCCCGGGATGGCTTCAGCATTCACTGAATCGCTATGGTTCGTGCTGCCGATCTCCATGCTTCTAAGCTGGTCTGCCACAGCTCTGAGGTTAACTAGCACAGCCACCACACTCAACCGTCAAGAAGATGTTCTAGTGCCTTTGAACAACACTCGACTGAGTTTTGCAAGCTTGTAAGCTAGATGCATAGCATGGCTCCTGCTACAAACTGTGAGAATACATAAGAGTATCCTGGTAGAGTACCTATTTTGGGAATAGCTTTTCCAACAAGCTAGAGGATTTATTGCAACAAGGACCTCGACAGTCTCAGATCATTGTCTTAGCAACAAAGCGGCAACATAACTATGCCGGATTTGCTAAAGCAGTTCTCCTGAGTGTGTTAGTTTGGCCCGGCCCTTTCTCCATTACTTTGCTTCTGCAGGCAGAATCACACGTAAGTCAAAATCAATTGCTTATGCAGAGCATTTTCTAAAGTAGGCGTGTCAGAAGATCAGATCATCGCATGCACATCAAAAGGGAATGGGACCAATGCATTAACTAGCTTTTTGACTCGATCCATCAGTTCAAGTCTTCGCATAATGCCGATCTTAAAGATGTTCTTTCCAAAGCTACCAACATTAAAACGATATATACATGCTCTAGTTTTTAGTAAGCATCGCTTGGCTGGCTTGGCAGTTCTTTTCCCCTATCTTCGCCATTTGCCGCTCGAGTTCGCCAATTTGTGATGGTAGCTTGTCTTTTTCCTGTTTGTTAGCGCCATCTATCTCCGTACTTATTTTCTCAAGCACGTTGATATAATTTCTTGCTTCTCCTCAAAGCCAAGCTGAGTTTTTCTACCCTTTATTCCTTTCTAACTTATTCACATATACGAGCCTATTTCTCTCTCTTTGCTTGCTTTGCTCATATTTATAGACAAGGAGGAGTCTATCGAAACGAGTATTTCTATACTTTGTGCTTATTCTAGGCATAAATCGATTATATTATAATCTTGTTGATTGATTCATGAGTATTGATCATACTATTTCTCATTAGCTTTACATTTTTTGTAGTTAACGCAAGTAGTGAGATTATTGCATTGGTTGCTGGAAACTCTGGAAGCTAATCATGAGGCTTGAAAAGATATTTTGCCCGATTTTTAAGAGTTTTACCCTACTTATCAAGTAATTCTCTTTTTCCCTATCATTTAGTTTATGTTTTAGCTCTTGCCCTGCTCTCTCTGACTCGACTCCGAACCGGCCTTTCTTCTCAATAAGGTAGGCCTTAAAATCTTTACCCAGCCTTACTTTCTATAAAAAGTTAGGTGTCTTCGCTAGTTAACTATTTACCATCTAAGTGTTATGAAAGCTATAATTCCCACTAGTAAAATGAGGCCTTCCATTGTTTGGGTGCAACCACCAAAAAGCTTCCGTTGTCGTTGTAATGTAGTTCAAGCTCTGACTAAACATAGGTAATACAGCAATATCAGCAGTGATTAGCCTGGTTAGCACTAACCAAAGTTCACCTGCACCAGTTAGCATAAGGGGCCTGCTCCACGCTAGTAGAAACTACAAGGCGGGCACGCATCCACAGGATTAGTTTTCGGCAGTGCTGCTGCAACTCCAGAAACTTCTTAAGCGGCAACCGGCTGTTGGTGATTTCGAGATTGCTCGTGAAACCACGAGAACTCCTAGCAGCAAGCTTAGGAGAAGCGAGTTTTATTAAGAAGCCACAACCATGATAAAAGTCACGAGAGCTAACACACTACCTGGAGGTTGTACATCGTCTTGTTTTTTAAACATACTTAGCCGTACCTTTAGGAAAAGTTTCGATCCTTTCTTGAATCTAGGGAAACCTAGCCCTCTCTCCCACGCCACCACAGAGGGAGCCTCCAAGGATCAGAGAACTTGCTGCAGGACGTGTGAGGTGTGGTTTCTTTGGCCAGGGCCACGATGGCTTCGCTGCTGCTAAGGCAGCGCATTGCCTGGCAAAAGTAGGCTTCGGTACATCCGGCAAAATGGTGTATTCATGCAGCATTGAGCAGGCATTGACGGGAGACTTCTTCGCTCACGCGAAGTCCCGCTGCTCAGCCAGTGCGTAATTCCAAACGCTTTTGCAGATGTCCAGCCAGCAGCCGAAGCTTTCGACCTGGGTCGCAGTCGGCAGCGGCTTGAACTCGTAGGTCTGGTTGAGAATGACTAAGATACTAGCGCCTTTATTCGTGCTGTGTCTACAAAAAATCTGGAGGAACAGCTGCCTTAAAGAGCGGGGTTTAAAACCCATCAACAGCAAATCGTGCTCAGTTTTTTAGAGTCCCTTCATCCTTAGAAAACCTGCTTTTACCAGCCGCCCAGCGGGCGCAGATTTCGCGGTTGTCGGGTCAGGTTGTGAAATAGAAAATCGACGCCCGCCGTGGCAACTCAGAGCGGTGGCTGTTAAACTCGATTTCCACGGTATCGCCACCATATAGAGCCGGTTATGTCTGGATTTGAAGACAGTTGGGTCACCGGGGGTATCGGCATGCTAATTGTTTTGGTCTAAAAAACCGCTTGTGATCT from cyanobiont of Ornithocercus magnificus includes these protein-coding regions:
- a CDS encoding peptidase M32, translating into MPVSGATWRGEQLTLLARQLHQRQSSPDYAALVADARSEWEQDTRSGRLTDTESQKRERNLDLLILDLQRQQRQDPNLVSELAMAKAKGYSLWQNARAASDFSLFAPALRQLVSLRQEQANQLAEPRSCWETLAQPFEPDLQLDRLLELFAPLKQHLPELLDQVNAASRPKHPSWDLSASQQQRLCNQLFQEWGRDLSITSVAKSAHPFSITLGPRDFRLTSRVVSGRPLSCFLATAHEWGHSLYEQGLPTASHQWSPWPLGQATSMAVHESQSLFWENRVARSEPFAQRWWQRFRSEGAPLESASMFWRAMNPIAPGTSRVESDELSYGLHIIIRTDLELALLEQGLPVEDLPSEWNRRYQELLGVTPSHDAEGCLQDVHWSEGAFGYFPSYLLGHLLSAQLSEAMEAAIGAPEEHIACGDMTRLLTWLREHVHSVGRALNTEGLVQKVSGHSLTSEAFLTYLKAKLARLKSTD